The Vescimonas coprocola genome includes a window with the following:
- the rplS gene encoding 50S ribosomal protein L19, with protein sequence MDLIKALNEKQLQNDVPQVEVGDTVRVHVKVKEGARERVQVFEGTVIAKKHGGIEETFTVRRISYGVGVEKVFPVHSPSIVKVETVRHGYVRRAKLYYLRDRVGKAAKVREKL encoded by the coding sequence ATGGATCTCATCAAAGCACTGAATGAAAAGCAGCTGCAGAACGACGTGCCTCAGGTGGAAGTGGGCGATACTGTCCGTGTCCACGTGAAGGTCAAGGAAGGCGCCCGCGAGCGTGTTCAGGTGTTCGAGGGTACCGTCATCGCCAAGAAGCACGGCGGCATCGAGGAGACCTTCACCGTCCGTCGTATCTCCTACGGCGTAGGCGTGGAGAAGGTGTTCCCCGTTCACTCTCCCTCTATCGTGAAGGTGGAGACTGTGCGCCACGGCTATGTCCGTCGTGCCAAGCTCTACTACCTGCGTGACCGTGTCGGCAAGGCCGCCAAGGTTCGGGAGAAGCTGTAA